TATTCTTGTGACAGAAAGGATTCATCAAATACTTAATCATCAACACACTTTTGGAAAGGTTAGAAGGACTAGACCCTCACTGAGCCTAGTGAATGTTGAGGTTCTTGCTTATCATGGTTGGAAATGCAGTAAAAAAATTTTCCATGCATTGCAAAAAGActcctactctcttcctctagTCTTTAGTACAGGTATCGATGAGTGAAATTTGGGTTGTATTTGTGAGACTACAATTATGCTGCCTGTTGTACTCTTCACTGGTGACCTTATTCCCTTGCAGCATGTGTAGTGTGGTTTGATGTGCAGGAGTTCCTTTTAGATAGATTCACCTTGAAATATTCATCAAATGTAACACGGTATTTTTTACATTCCATCATTCAGCATCAGTGCTAAGAAGGGGCACATGAATTTTTGTTTTGACCATAGCAAGGGATTGATGCCACGAGTAATGAAGTCAAAGCATATACATCTGTGTCTTACTTGGGCTCTATATTCTCAACACCCAACTCAGTGAACCATTCAGCTGTGTGATCCTCCTCTAGTCGGGTTCATCAAACTTTACAATACTTAACACATACTGAAGCTTTCTGGACAGTGTTTTAAAGTAACCTGCTTGTAAATATGCTTgcattagattttttttacattaatggGGTGCCTGCCAGCTCTCttgccatacacacacacacacacacacacacacacacacacacacacacacacacacacacacacacacacacacacacacacacacacacacacacacacacagatatatatatatatatatatatatatatatatatatatatatatatatatatatatatatatatatatatatatatatatatatatatatatatatatatatatatatatatatatatatatatatatatatatatatatatatatatatatatatatatatatatatatatatatatatatatatactcgtatatataggtATGTTTAAGATAAATAATTTCcctaaaaaatatagaaataaggTGTAATACTCCaaacattacttttatttcattatgacCATTGCATTCCTGTATATTTAGGTCACTAAGGGGAATTTCTCTTGTTTATGGACTGTGTGCTGCTGTATAGACTCCTCATTGGTATTGTCTGTGTTATTCTGTTGTGTTTCTCAGCAAGTTGCAGTGTATAACATCACTCTGAAACACATTTTTAAAGTATTGGCATGAGTTCATGAGGTAACCAGTTTGTACAGTCCAGGAATGtaacagaaaacaaaggaaataatgCCTTTTGTTAAGGATGTTCTATACAGCACAAAGTAGTCCTTGTTTAAATATAAGTATGCATGATATCACTATGAACAAAGTCCGTCAGTCTGAAATTCATGACCAGTGGCTCAAGTTTGAGTGACAGTTTGCACAACAATTCACACAAATGACAGTAGAGTGTTTTTAAACAAGGACTCAGTCTGTATACAAGCAGAATTcatgtgtgcctgtgtgtctgcctgcttgGGGTGATGTTCCACTGAAGGCTCCAATGTGGGGCAGGTTCAGTAAGGGATTTGGTGCCACCCCTCAATACTCTAGTGTTTGCAGCTTTAATCATTGTCATTAGCTTGGTTTTCCAAATGTTGGCTGAGAATTTTCTCTGCAGAATGGATTCAATTTTAATTTAAGGATGTGTACATGGAGGTGTTTTTCAGTCTTTGTTTATAGGAGTGAATTGAGTGAATGAAGTAAAAGTTGGTGCCGTATTGTAGGGATTCACTTGGCAACATTTCACTTGTGGATGACAACTATGCATGTGTAAATGATATTCCTAATTGGACTAGCCTGCAGTTTTTCATGGGTGTGTCTGAGAGTGAATACTACAACTTTCCATGTAGGAATTACTTTGGAGAGTATTTTTCTATATCCCACTTTAGTACCTTCTAGTGTAGATAGTAAGATGTAATGAGTAGTGCAGCAGGACTGAAGCAATGCACGGGACAGCAGGTGGTGATATTTGAAATTAGATATCCCTGTGCATTTACTTAAGTGGTAAAGAGATCAATTTAAGCAGTAAGAGAATGGTAAAGGATCAGCTTCAGCAGTAAAAGTGTGCATTTTGAACTCATATGATATTTCCTGTCTGTAACATATCAGAATTTCTCAGTACATCAAACACCTGATATACTTGAAGAAGTGCTGAGGCTAGAGATGCCATTCACAGAATTTTAAGATATTTGGCCCATATACATACTACAGACATCTTGAAAGTAACACCAGTAATGTAATGGCCACATGCACTTATATGAAGACACATTGAGACCAAGGAGGGCTAATAACTGATTGATTTACTTGCCATATTTATGAAGTTAAAATATgtcttagaaaataaaaaaagtactttTGGGTTGGTTGGAAAGTGGCTTGCAATAATGGAAGAGCTTTCAATACCCTTTTTACTTCTAGTTTTGATTAGAGTATAATTAACTTCGTAGCTTGCATGCTAACTTTCTTACACTTATGTTATATCTAGTCACAaatgtatctatatatgtatattgcATTTAAGATCTCATTTTAGTCCCACATACAtcaaccatacacacacacacacacacacacacacacacacacacacacacacacacacacacacgcacacacacacacacacacacacacacacacacacacacacacacacacacacacacacacacacacacacacacacacacacacacatgccacaaCATTTTTGCAGTAGTGCCTGTGGGAGCTGTAATGATGTCATGTACtgtaaaatacaaataattcaAAGTCCAGCCAAAGCTTTAGGTTCCCGTCTGCATAGATCAGGTATCAGCAACTCACTTGTTTTGTTGTACTCCAAGAAGTCTTGACATTTTGTTTAACATTagtaatgaggaaaaggaaaatggagtcTGTATTGTgacattttgtattttattgagCACTTATACGAATAATCTTTTCAGCCATTTCTGTATTTCCTATGTATGGTAAGGTCTCGTGAATGTATATACCGTATATgatagtaaatatatatatgaatatatatatgaaaagacaTAGTATATGCTACCATAAGGTTTAGTAAATATAGTATGCACAATTTTCCTACAGGGAATATTTCTAATGGGTTTTTTGCAATTAACGAAATGTTTCTAAACACGCAAGGAATGTCCATTGTGCATCTGCTCATTGTCTgaattttttaaataaataaattcctttGAGACTAATGTATAGTATGTTGGCTCCATATAATGTTAGATCCATATTACTGAATGAATGTTATTTTACATGAACATTACATCAACAATACTCTTCTATTAATGCCATTTAATCCACGCCACTAGAGAAAGCTTCATTAAATGAACatattacatataaataaagataatgaatgcATGTActtatacataataataataataataataataataataataataataataatgataatgataataataaactatGACAATGACAGTAAACCAGAACAGATAGATGTCATTTTTGTAAACAAATTTCTTTCCTTAAACAAATAGCTAATAGCTTTTAAAATATTGTAAACCTCTTCTACTTCTGAAATTATaaatatgaatgaagaaaatgaatcaTTAAGACATGTGGTACCAGGTTTATGATTCACTCTCAACACTGACAGGACTGACCTCAAGATTCAACTGTGGCATTATAGGTGAATTTTCACTTCTTTGCAGAGAGGGTGGTAGAAAAGAAGTCTTGGACTCTTGATAATTTAAACTAAACATCCTTGGTGATAGTTCCTCATATTTCTCATCAACTATTTGTTCAGGATGTTCTTTCCTACCACACAGGCTCCCTTCTATAGTTGCAGACAAACAGTTGTCTTTCAGTGGTAGTATTTTATTGGGAGTATCTTTGTCATTAGTTTGACtgatgtgtttttgtgtgtttggaggACTGTCACCCTTGATGTTATCTTCCATTGAAGTTGCACTTGGGTGTGTGGGAACAGAGTCcttgtcttcatctttttctggAGTGGTTACTCTTGTTTCTGAGGGAGTGCTGTCACATGCATTTTGTGCATCGCTTTTATCTGAGGGGCTGATTTCAAGATCTGGCTTCAGTGCAAGTGAGATTGAAAATGATGGGGAAAATGCAGGTGAATTTTCAACTGATAAAACTGGAGAAGATGGTGGGAAAGAAATTTTGGGTTCTTGAGAAAATGAGCCAAACATCCTTCTCATCCCTATAGGAGATGGACCGTCATACTCCTCATCTATGGGAACTTCTTCAGTTTGTTCAGAAATTTCTTTTTGATCACATGGACTCTTTCCTGTTGTTGTAGATGAATAGGCAtcttttggaggtgtttttttAGATACATCTCTGTCATTGGTTTGTTTAATGTTTGTATGTGTACTTGGAGGCCTGTCACCCTTGATGTTATCTTTTTCTGAAGTTGCACTCATGTGTGTGGAAACAGTGTCCTTGTCTTCATCTTTTTGTGGCAAGGGTGTTCTTATTTCTGAGGGAGAGCTGTCACATCCTTTTTGTGCATCTGTTGTATCTGAGGACCTGACTTCAGGATCTGGCTTTAGTGCAAGTGAGATTGAAAGTGATGGGGAGAATGCAAGTGAATTTTCAACTGATAATGTTGGAGAACATGGTGGTAAAGAAATTTTGGGCTCTTGAGAAAATGAGCCAAACATCCTTCTCATCCCTACAGGAGATGGACCGTCATACTCCTCATCAGTGGAAACTTCTTCAGTTTGTTCAGGAACTTCTTTCTTATCACATGtattttcttctgctgctgtAGGTGAGCAGGTATCTCTTGGTGGTGTTTTATTAGAAGGAGCATTTATGTCATTTGTTTGTGtaatgtttctgtgtgtgtttagagaagCATTCCTTTCGATGTTATCTCTCTCTAAAGTTGCACAAATGTATGTGGGAATGATGACTTTGCCTTCATCTTTTTGTGGAATGGTTGGTCTTGTTTCAGACGGGGAGCTGCCACTGGAGTGAGTGTTTCTCTGTGCAATTACTGTATCTGAGGGGCTAACTTCATTATTTAACTTCATTGCAAGTGAATCTGCAATATGGAGTGAAGTAGGTGATGGGGAAAATGCAGGTGAATTTTCTACGGATATGGTTGGAGAAGGACATGGGAGGGGAATTTTGGGCTCTGCAGAAAATGAACCAAACATTCTCCTCATCCCTACAGGAGATGGACCGTCATACTCCTCATCTGTGGCAACTTGTTCTGGAGATTCCTTCCTATCACAAGGGCTGTCTTCTGTTGTAGATCCAGGGATAGCTTTTGGTGGTGTTTTATGGGAAGGAACATCTGTGTCATTAGTTTGCTTAATATTTGTCAGTGTGTTTGGAGAAGTGTTGTCCTTGGTGGTATCATTTTGGGGAGTTTCATTTGTGCATATGGGAACAGTGtccttgtctttgtctttctgtggAACTATTGATTTTGTTTCGAAGGGAGCGCCATCATTTGAGTCAATGTCTTTTCGTGCAGCTACCGTATCTAAGGGAATGCTATCCTGATACATATCTTTTGGGAGAGTGAATTTCATCTCAGAAATTGCACTGTCTTCACTCTTATCTACTGTCTCCATATCTGAAGCAACAGTGGTCAAGGAGTTGTGTTTaggtttcattgttttcctggGACTGTTTCCAATTTGCAAACTTAAGTCTTGCaaggcttttctctcttcaagCAAGGCCAGTGCTTGGGACTCCAAACTGGTGAACTCTTCACAAGACTGTTGCAGTTTTAGGCGGAAATCAGCtctgaaagaagacaaagagcaTGTTGATTAGATTTTATGGTGCAATTAAATGTTACAATGTGATGTGAGGCTACTTATGAAATGAACTGGAATGCTTactaaatggggaaaaaaagtgttgtCCTGTTAGGTCTTATAAGAATGCAATATGTGAAGGGCAGATACAGAGATGATCATACTTACAGGAATTCATACATGAAGTCCAGGTAACAAGGTTCTGATGATTGACCATCTGTAACTGTGTGATCCTGACTGTCCATCTCAATTAGCTTCTTCTCAGCTTCTTCAAGGTCTCCTAGTGTGTTGTTAAGGGACTTCATCAGTTCACTGGATAGGTTGCTCTCTGATGCTTCCTCGTCTTCAGTCTGAAAGGAACCATATCTACTGCTCTAAACAGGAAAGTAATGTCAGGCATGGTTCTGACACCTCTGCATTTTGCCTTCAATCTCCATATTAACCTTAATGTTTTCTCTGGAACTAAACCTTGTATCAACAATTTTCCATATTCTTTGTGTCATAAATGAGGAAACATCAGGATAAAGATGGAGGACTGGCAACACCTCTCAAGAACTAATTTTACtatgaaatgaaaaggaaatggcATTTCCTCTTTAGTTTGTTATAAGAAAACTTCATGATGCTTTCTTTAATGTTATCTTCCATATGTGGGACATGATTCTTAGGAACTGATACTTACCAAAGTGTTGTCCAtttgttcctcttccatttttgatgattcttccatctttctacAATATTAGAAATTCATCAGATTGTTTTGTATACAAGTCAGAATACAGTTAAGCAGTGGTAATAAGTTGTTGAGTCTTAACAACATGTACAATATGATTACACTGTGACAGCTACAAAGGTAATGAGCAGCCAGTCTTCAATAGTTATGGGAATGCCAAGTAAAGGTTAAGGTAGAAGAGGGTGTCTTACCTGGGACAAGCCTGTGTGGTggtaccttcctcctcctgtatagTCTCCTTGCCTTCTTTTGAATGCTTCCCTAAAAGAACAGTTGAATAATGACATCACTCATAGCAATGCACAATATTACATAATTTATTCAGGACATCACTAAGAACAATGCATAATACAACAATACActaattttattaatttaccaTTTATCAAgcataaataaagataattaacaaaagaacaataacatcTCATATCTAATATTCAATGAACAGTAATATTAATGCTAATATGAGTAAATATTTAATTAAAACTTCTAAATAAGATATTCATTCAACAGACTAATTAGACAAACAATATTCTGTCAATAAgtcacaaataaaataatttatagAAAGAGcaactgcattttttatatatttctgatCAGCATTACTGATAACACATTTCACCAAAACTTCTGGGAGTTGAAATCAGTAAGGAAAATCAAGCTATTACCCCATCAgctactaaaaaaaacattaattttaacACCCATGACAGTTTTACTAAGGAAAATTTGAAgtgcaagcaaaaaaaaaaaaatactgataataCATTTTTCTGTGAGTATAATTTTTCAAAATTATATTAAAGGCCattatattaaaataaaaagccACTACAGCCTAAATCAGAATTTTTAAAAATGTGAGTGAAAAGTGTGCAGAAGGTAACTTTGTGGTGAGCCTTACCTTCCAAAGTGCGAACAGCAGCAAACAAAATGCTGGTGACCGCCACTTGAAGGCCAGACACAAAGTGACACATGTGCCTCCTGCGGTTATCAATGTCTGCTAGAAACTCATTGATCAGGTTGATCTGCAAAGGTGAATAAAGATGTGATATCTAGCCATGATTCCTCtgtgacaatggtggtggtggtggtggtatcaatAAAGTAAGTGGTAACtttagtagtagtgatgttgTTGATGACACTAGTTGGTAGTgatggaagcagtaatcatgatggcggcaatagtagtagttgtgatgataatgatggtcaTGTtggtcgtaatagtagtagcagtagtagtagtagtagtagtagtagtaatgatgatggtggttgtagtagtagtaggagaagaagtagaagtaacAATGAAGGTAGTAGTTGTATTAGTTGTagaaatagtgatgatggtagtagtagtagtctattactactactactactactactactactaccactactactactactactactactactactactactattactagtgatggtggtagtagcagtagtagtagtagtagcagtagtggtggtggtggtgatggtagtagtagtaatagtagtagtagtagtagtgatgatggtagtagaattagtagtagtagcagtaatagtagtagtagtagtgatgatgatggtatagcagtagtagtagtagtagtagtagtagtagcagtagtagtgatgatggtagtaatagtagtagtagtagtagtagtagtagtgatgatagtagtagtagttgtagtagtggtagtaatagtagaagtagtagtagtagcagcagcagcagcagcactagcaaaagtagtagcagcagcagcagcaatgtaACAGTAGCAGCCATTAAATCACATATATATCGTCACATCTATATAATTAAACCAACATAAACCATCATATAACTTGTACCAATAATTAATCAAATGGCGGACTCACCTCAGCATCCACATCTCGCTGTATCATGTCCTTATTATCCTCTGTAGGTTGCGTCATTTTTATTCAGTTGGTGTAATGTAGGGTATGGCTGGCTGGAGGGATGGATTGGTACTTCCTTCCTATTCGGTGGCTGGCAAGTGattgactgtctgactgacGTTCTCGCGCTGAGCCCTTGATTCTgtgattctctctttttttttttttttttttcgaattatGTCTTCCCTTTTGTTTTATGAATTTTCTTGCCTTTCTGTTTTGTCTTATGAATgggtctctcttttcttttttttttattttctcctctcctttgtcgggtctccgtttttttttatgtacatttttttctccctcccctcttttctccgAATAACTgtcttttttaataatatatcattattatctacCTCGCTAgcgatcttttatttatttatttattattttatttttttaggatcTGTTTATGAGTTTATTTTTCTAAGTGGATAGTTGCATTTATTACCATAACATGATTTGCCACATGTAAACTATAATATAGTTATCTACACTATATCCAGGCAAATGATCCACGAGTATTTAGGCAACAGACAAAATCGATTTTAATACAAGTTTTATTTAGAACAACTTTGTACATTTGGCaataaataacaagtagagCAGAGAACTACAAGAGTGAACAAAAAGATTCAGGTCCCGCATTTTGAaacgttttgttctctcatcaggattaCTTCCAAAGGCCGCTAAAAGTTATTACGTAGGTTCTTAAGATTGTTCTCCTTATTAATGATGCAAACGATTTAAGCTATCACTGTATAATCATGATTCATGAATACATTATTTATCAAGTAATCTGCACCCCCCAAAAAACAGTGTTTAAAAGTACATACTGAAACTATTCCAATAAACAAATGTTTATGAAAATGTTTCGTGCCTGTAATATTTGTTTAACTTGTTTTAATCCAAGCGATGGGCTTCATAATTTAAGTGGTGCTAAGATACAAACTGTAAAATTATATAATTTTATATAAGTACATTAAAGAGGGGGAAGTGGTACGGGGTCGATCTGTTAGAAACTAAAAGAGAACACCACATAAGAACCATATAAGATATTTCAGGAACCAAAATACAGTAGAGTCTTTGGAAAAGAAGTCGAGATGAGAGATTGAATTTTGAGATATACGGTCCTTGTATTGCATATATAACAAATATTTACAAGGATGACCACAACACCAAGACAAGTAAAAGCAATTACTACGTTGCTATGCACTAATTACATCACAGTTCAGTTCAAGGAAGGACAGGGAAAACATCACATTCACGGAATATCACCAGAACAGTTATTATTAGATTACTAAAATCCACTAAATAGAAGAATTAGGAACGTGATCTGGGATGCAAGAATGCCACGAATATGATTTTCAACTTAGCCTATGCATATTTTCAGAAACTGGATTCAGTCAATTAAAACTGAAGGCTAAGGTCAAAAATACACTCTTCTGTTAtactattattataagtatttatttatttacttatttattttatttttttatttatttttttgcatggcCAGCACGCTTCAAGATTTAGATAAAGTATGATAAATTTGTCAGGCTGCTATTAATACACTAATttagcctgagagagagagagagagagagagagagagagagagagagagagagagagagagattcctactGTTAGCCTATCATTCATACGATAACCTAAATTATATAGGAAACTTAACGATACATAGGatcatacataaataaataaatgccacCGTTATGGAAACCTAATTAAGAGATCTTGAAATGTGCTTTGGAAATGTGCGGAGGAGTTTGATGTGTGtttaataaattaatagttCAACAATTTATATTTAGTTAAATGAGGGCGCGTTCAAGAATGcaaataatataagaaaaaaaaaaaaaaaagaaacaggctGGTATATCCTTAGAAAATCTTAAAGAAAtttataagagaaaggaaataaggagtaAAGCAATGGGCATGATAAGATGAAGtcttgaaaatgaaaaaaataaaaaaaaaataaataaataataaaaaatgaaaatgcttAGGAAGTATATTatgaaaatataaggaaaaagaaataattataacaacaataGACATGGCGAGACATGaagcctagaaaaaaaaaataaataaataaatgaataaataaatatatatatatatatatatatatatatatatatatatatatatatatatatatatatatatatatatatatatatatatatatatatatatatatatatatatatatatatatatatatgtaaaaccAAAGATTAAGAAAGGAACTGAAATATACTTAAGAGAAACAGGCACGACGAGATATAAAGTACAGAAAAcggaaagttgaaaaaaaaataaaaaaataaaatgaaacatgTTCAAGAAAACTGTCATACAAGGATAAGGGACTAAGAACAGTAATAGGCATGTCGAGGTACGAAGTATGCAGTGGTTGTCTTCTCTAAGTCTCTTCAGTAATGAGGAAAACGTGAAGGAGGGAAGTTGTTTCTGTCAAGGTCCTTCACCAAGGTTCCCTCCTCCAGGGCTTCCTTCAGCTGACTCCAGGGGAACTCTGCAGGAACTGAAGGATCTGGTGAGCATATGGAAAGTCGGCAATGTGTGTTTGAATGTGTATATGAATGTGCTTTATAACCAAGAGATTTATGGCTTGTTATTGAGTGTTAATTAGTGTATTACAGGGAGTTGTTATGATTTCCAAGTGTTGTATTTCGAAGTATTTTTAACTGTTACTTTATCTGTCTGGAACTTATCATAGCTTAATTTTAGTTTGATATTTT
The Scylla paramamosain isolate STU-SP2022 chromosome 35, ASM3559412v1, whole genome shotgun sequence DNA segment above includes these coding regions:
- the LOC135090406 gene encoding cell surface glycoprotein 1-like, with amino-acid sequence MTQPTEDNKDMIQRDVDAEINLINEFLADIDNRRRHMCHFVSGLQVAVTSILFAAVRTLEGKHSKEGKETIQEEEGTTTQACPRKMEESSKMEEEQMDNTLTEDEEASESNLSSELMKSLNNTLGDLEEAEKKLIEMDSQDHTVTDGQSSEPCYLDFMYEFLADFRLKLQQSCEEFTSLESQALALLEERKALQDLSLQIGNSPRKTMKPKHNSLTTVASDMETVDKSEDSAISEMKFTLPKDMYQDSIPLDTVAARKDIDSNDGAPFETKSIVPQKDKDKDTVPICTNETPQNDTTKDNTSPNTLTNIKQTNDTDVPSHKTPPKAIPGSTTEDSPCDRKESPEQVATDEEYDGPSPVGMRRMFGSFSAEPKIPLPCPSPTISVENSPAFSPSPTSLHIADSLAMKLNNEVSPSDTVIAQRNTHSSGSSPSETRPTIPQKDEGKVIIPTYICATLERDNIERNASLNTHRNITQTNDINAPSNKTPPRDTCSPTAAEENTCDKKEVPEQTEEVSTDEEYDGPSPVGMRRMFGSFSQEPKISLPPCSPTLSVENSLAFSPSLSISLALKPDPEVRSSDTTDAQKGCDSSPSEIRTPLPQKDEDKDTVSTHMSATSEKDNIKGDRPPSTHTNIKQTNDRDVSKKTPPKDAYSSTTTGKSPCDQKEISEQTEEVPIDEDQILKSAPQIKAMHKMHVTALPQKQE